Genomic DNA from Ruminococcus sp. OA3:
TGTTTCCAGCATTACATCCGTCAGCACTGCTTTCTTCGGCTGCAGGGCTATCTGTACCAGGTTATCGTAATACTCCTGTTTCGTACACAGCTGATACGCATTTTCCAGTTCAATGATTTTGATTCCCCGGTCTTCCTGCTCATATCGAAGCATCATATCGTGAATAAGTTTCTGCGTGGTTGCCGCATCACATTCGATCGCCTTCGCAATCTTAGAAAGCTCTACAGACTCACCCATTGCAAACAGAATTGCTTCAATGGCAGCTTCCGTATTTTTTATATTCATGATTCACCAATCCCCACTGTTTCAATCTGTATCTCGTCAAATATATATTCCTGGCTGATCCTGATCAGTCCAGTCTTCATCAGCTCCAGTATTGCCAGAAATGTAACGACAACCTGTGTTTTGCTGCACTGCCGCTCCAGGAGTTCACGGAATGAAAACTTTTTCCGGTCGCGTGCAAACGTCTCCACATATGTCATTTTATCAGGAAGACTTACTTCCTCCTGTTCAATTTTCCCAAATTTACTTCGAATAGGATCCAGCTTGTCCTCCTGACGCCGCATCACAGACAAAAAGACAGCATGAAGCTTTTCCAGGTTCATATCACCCACAAGCTCCCTTGTGTCTATCGGAGGACGGTAGGAAATCACCTCTGCAGGCATTGTGTTTTTACGGTAGATACTCCTGGAAGCGGCCGCCATCCGCTCTCTCAGTTCATACGACATATACTTGTACATCTTATACTCAAGCAGCTGCTGTACGAGTTCATCCCGAGGATCCTCCTCTTCTCCCTCCTCATTAACTTCTTTCGGGAGAAGCATACGGCATTTGATATCAATCAGTGTTGCCGCCATTACCATGAACTCACTCATAATATTCAGGTCCTGTCGCTGCATCTGGCGAATGTACTCCAGATACTGATTGGTGATCTCCACAATCGGTATGTCATAAATATCTATTTTATTCTTATCGATCAAATGCAGCAGAAGATCCAGCGGACCTTCAAATACCTGCAGTTTTACGGGTATCCCCATACTCAAACCTCTGTTTCTTACTTTCTGATGTCTACTACAACAAGCTCTCTTGGATTATGCAGCCGAAAAGGTATCGTATGATCACCAAGCCCCGAGCTCACGATCATCGTTGTGTCCCCTTCTACATGGCATCCATACCCGTATTTTGGAAAAAGTGTCAGATCATTTCCGATCAGCGGCCATCTTTTTCCCATCCGT
This window encodes:
- the scpB gene encoding SMC-Scp complex subunit ScpB — its product is MNIKNTEAAIEAILFAMGESVELSKIAKAIECDAATTQKLIHDMMLRYEQEDRGIKIIELENAYQLCTKQEYYDNLVQIALQPKKAVLTDVMLETLSIIAYKQPVTRLEIEKIRGVKCDHAVNKLVEYNLVQEVGRLDAPGRPILLGTTEEFLRSFGVESTEELPSISPVQLEDFKAEAEEEVQLKLDI
- a CDS encoding segregation/condensation protein A encodes the protein MGIPVKLQVFEGPLDLLLHLIDKNKIDIYDIPIVEITNQYLEYIRQMQRQDLNIMSEFMVMAATLIDIKCRMLLPKEVNEEGEEEDPRDELVQQLLEYKMYKYMSYELRERMAAASRSIYRKNTMPAEVISYRPPIDTRELVGDMNLEKLHAVFLSVMRRQEDKLDPIRSKFGKIEQEEVSLPDKMTYVETFARDRKKFSFRELLERQCSKTQVVVTFLAILELMKTGLIRISQEYIFDEIQIETVGIGES